One genomic region from Prunus persica cultivar Lovell chromosome G3, Prunus_persica_NCBIv2, whole genome shotgun sequence encodes:
- the LOC18783713 gene encoding zinc phosphodiesterase ELAC protein 2, with translation MQSYWKRPGSPVDNNVVFPILKSLQKVLEEASLEALMSFPVIHCPQAFGVVLRALERLNSVGKVIPGWKIVYSGDTRPCPELTEASRGATVLIHEATFEDGMVDEAIARNHSTTKEAIEVGNSAGVFRIILTHFSQRYPKIPVFDETHMHKTCIGFDMMSINIADFPELPKILPYLKLLFRNEMIIDESDEVVDAAASVAS, from the exons ATGCAAAGCTATTGGAAGAGACCGGGTAGTCCTGTTGACAACAATGTAGTCTTCCCAATTTTAAAGAGCTTGCAAAAAGTGCTCGAGGAAGCAAGTTTGGAAGCCTTGATGAGTTTTCCTGTCATCCACTGCCCACAAGCATTTGGTGTTGTCTTGAGGGCTTTAGAGAGATTGAATAGTGTTGGAAAAGTGATTCCAGGTTGGAAGATTGTATACTCAGGTGATACCAGGCCCTGCCCGGAACTTACAGAAGCATCTCGTGGTGCAACAGTTCTTATACATGAG GCAACTTTCGAGGATGGCATGGTAGACGAGGCTATAGCACGAAACCACAGCACAACTAAGGAAGCCATAGAAGTTGGGAACTCTGCGGGTGTTTTTCGCATAATCCTTACCCACTTCAGCCAGCGATATCCAAAAATACCAGTATTTGATGAGACACACATGCATAAGACGTGCATCGGATTTGACATGATGAGTATTAACATAGCCGATTTCCCCGAGCTTCCAAAAATACTCCCATATTTGAAACTGCTTTTTAGAAACGAGATGATAATTGATGAATCTGATGAGGTTGTAGATGCTGCTGCAAGTGTAGCTTCTTGA